Proteins co-encoded in one Sebastes fasciatus isolate fSebFas1 chromosome 11, fSebFas1.pri, whole genome shotgun sequence genomic window:
- the cdc34b gene encoding cell division cycle 34 homolog b isoform X2, which translates to MLEMKSLQEEPVEGFKITLVDEADMYNWEVAIFGPPNTHYEGGYFKARIKFPIDYPYSPPAFRFLTKMWHPNIYENGDVCISILHPPVDDPQSGELPSERWNPTQNVRTILLSVISLLNEPNTFSPANVDASVMYRKWRDSKGKDREYVEIIRKQVLATKAEAERDGVKVPTTLAEYCIRTRAPAPDEGSDLFYDYYYDDDDVDGEDGDCCYDEDDSGNEES; encoded by the exons ATGCTGGAGATGAAGAGCCTTCAGGAGGAGCCTGTCGAGGGATTCAAGATCACACTGGTGGACGAGGCTGACATGTACAACTGGGAAGTGGCCATCTTCGGACCCCCAAACACTCATTATGAAGGGGGGTACTTTAAG GCACGGATCAAGTTCCCTATAGACTACCCATACTCCCCACCGGCCTTCCGCTTCCTCACCAAGATGTGGCACCCCAACATCTACGAG AATGGAGATGTGTGTATTTCTATATTGCACCCTCCAGTGGACGACCCTCAGAGTGGAGAGCTGCCTTCAGAGAGGTGGAATCCCACCCAGAACGTCCG GACCATTCTGCTGAGTGTGATCTCACTGCTGAATGAACCCAACACCTTCTCTCCCGCCAACGTGGACGCCTCCGTCATGTACCGCAAATGGAGGGACAGCAAGGGCAAAGACCGGGAATATGTAGAGATCATCAG GAAACAGGTATTGGCCACCAAGGCGGAAGCTGAGCGCGACGGCGTGAAGGTGCCCACCACACTGGCCGAGTACTGCATCCGCACGCGTGCCCCGGCCCCCGACGAAGGCTCCGACCTCTTCTATGACTATTACTACGACGACGATGACGTAGATGGCGAGGACGGCGACTGCTGCTACGATGAAGACGACTCGGGCAACGAGGAGTCGTGA
- the cdc34b gene encoding cell division cycle 34 homolog b isoform X1 has translation MAQHQHSHVASSQKALMLEMKSLQEEPVEGFKITLVDEADMYNWEVAIFGPPNTHYEGGYFKARIKFPIDYPYSPPAFRFLTKMWHPNIYENGDVCISILHPPVDDPQSGELPSERWNPTQNVRTILLSVISLLNEPNTFSPANVDASVMYRKWRDSKGKDREYVEIIRKQVLATKAEAERDGVKVPTTLAEYCIRTRAPAPDEGSDLFYDYYYDDDDVDGEDGDCCYDEDDSGNEES, from the exons ATGGCGCAACACCAACACTCTCATGTAGCCAGTTCACAGAAAGCTCTCATGCTGGAGATGAAGAGCCTTCAGGAGGAGCCTGTCGAGGGATTCAAGATCACACTGGTGGACGAGGCTGACATGTACAACTGGGAAGTGGCCATCTTCGGACCCCCAAACACTCATTATGAAGGGGGGTACTTTAAG GCACGGATCAAGTTCCCTATAGACTACCCATACTCCCCACCGGCCTTCCGCTTCCTCACCAAGATGTGGCACCCCAACATCTACGAG AATGGAGATGTGTGTATTTCTATATTGCACCCTCCAGTGGACGACCCTCAGAGTGGAGAGCTGCCTTCAGAGAGGTGGAATCCCACCCAGAACGTCCG GACCATTCTGCTGAGTGTGATCTCACTGCTGAATGAACCCAACACCTTCTCTCCCGCCAACGTGGACGCCTCCGTCATGTACCGCAAATGGAGGGACAGCAAGGGCAAAGACCGGGAATATGTAGAGATCATCAG GAAACAGGTATTGGCCACCAAGGCGGAAGCTGAGCGCGACGGCGTGAAGGTGCCCACCACACTGGCCGAGTACTGCATCCGCACGCGTGCCCCGGCCCCCGACGAAGGCTCCGACCTCTTCTATGACTATTACTACGACGACGATGACGTAGATGGCGAGGACGGCGACTGCTGCTACGATGAAGACGACTCGGGCAACGAGGAGTCGTGA